From the Labrus mixtus chromosome 10, fLabMix1.1, whole genome shotgun sequence genome, the window gggcacacactgtactgggctgaatttattttaaacagtgccgttttgattttatgaacgatacatgTTTTATCCATatttaggcgtgtagctgacctgagtgacaggtgggcgcgatgtaacggtttgtcaagaggtttaaaacccgcctcagctccagctctcagcctgtctttaggttgactgaaagttagactgagacaggatttccaacatggcggctgctgctgatgatcctccagagccccctACAGGAACAGATgactgacgtcactcaggcttcatccattaatatttacagtttatgataaaaaaaaaactagagatGCACAGATTATGAAAAATCTGGGCAGatactgatgtttgttttattacttcttttggtgtaagactcccaTAATGACATAAACATTTCCTCTCATGTTCGACCGTCAATTCAAATCAGAGTTTGTacttgatgacatcattaagTTAATGCGACAGAACAGATAATCATCGGCTACTTTAATTTCTGATGAAGTCTGCCAACAGGCTGATACCGATGTTAAGCTAATTCACCGGAGGATATGACATGATCCGTGGGTAGGTTACTTACATCACTGATCTGAAACCATGGGCTCTGTGATGTGATGCATGTAGCTTACTTCTGTAAGTGCATGGTGTGGTTCTGTGGCGTTAAAAAGCTAACATTACAATTTCCAATTGTTTCCATAACCATAATCATGAGGCTGAGGATCTATAATGCCATATCACTCTAACACATTACACTTTGCCGCAGAgtcagttaccatggtgatctggCCAGGTCATAAGAGAGCCAGCTCCGTGACACCAGAAACTGGACGGGTTACTCTGACATCTTGCTTCGTGGTGCACCTCTCTGGTTCTGTTTGGTCTGAGACTTTGATAAGATAAGAAAAGACTGTACTAATAATTATTTAATCTGCAGACTGGATTAGGGTTGGCGTTTTAACTCTCACAGACCGCGACCATCACATCCTCatcagaaagtgttttttttttgttttgtttgtttaaaaaaagtgctcTCGTGAACCTCCTCATCAGTGTGCCATTCTTTTGTTGTTTCACATTGTTATTGTTGCTTCCCCTGATAGCACATCATCCTATTTGCTTCCACAGTTCTTCTCGATGGGTTTTTTAAATAACTCTACATTTGTACAATTTATAAAATGGATAGATAAAATAACTcctgattggttaaaaaaatctgtttatagtttgatttaatgattggaaatgttgttttgtttttttaaataaggatCTCAGATTTTTATAACACAACTGCACTTGTAAAGtgttacacaacaacacagattcAAATCTGTTTCTGTCATTAAACTTCAgtgattgattattttttcctctctgtgccataaaaaacaataaagtcatTAATGAGACAAACTGCTGTCGCTTCTTTACCATGgacgcacacacaacacactgagaATCTTGCTTTCAGAATCATAATTAACATCTTTAGGAGTTTAGACATCATTTTAGTATAAAATTCTATTAGATAATTATTTCTGACTAAACTATGTGTTAAGAAAATTGTTATCCTTTAaaattgatgaaaaataaaataatttaattaaatcatttagtTCAATTTGACttaaaacaaccacaaattAAGTTATTCTAAAATTAAATCTCAATTATTgaataattacatttatttaatttaaatgaccCTGTTCAAACCAAAGACTGTCAAATGTATAACaaacatacatgtaaaaataataatgaaaaaaaatgaaataaaatatataaacagcccaaacattaaaatattaaaataaattaaaaataatgaaatggacaatttaaagaggacatattatcccccttctccaccttttcaaacagtaccctgtggtctaaatgaaacatctgtgctgtgctttggtcaaaatataatgaatcaagcaccagaggaggtttgtgaccctgtataaaccagctctctcagaacgctccgttttggtgtgtgtgtctctttaaatgcaatgagcccccccctgagatttaaaaatggtggacctgctcAAACCTgcagttttgttctaggctgggggtggagtccatgggtggagataccaggggaggggaggggatttttttaccagagtcccactgtgacatcacaaggagagcacatttgaaacagagcatttttctctgtgttgtaagacttatgcagactacaaacaaaggactggatgggtttatttcacattttttgggtctttacccaaataaatgttcaaaaaaactatagaagtggatttttcataatatgtcccctttaattcgtaaataacaaaaatgaatATAGGCATACTGTATGAAATATATCAATTATatctataaaatataaaaccaacgaaataaactataaaatgataacatccGGAGACTTTAATTTTGTAGCTTGTTTACATGCGTGAGGTGGAGCCGGATATGACGTCAGCACCGCGGCGTACAGCTGATCGTAGCAGAGTCAGATCTCCgtcaatgttgttgttgttttttaatgtgaacatCTGGACCGGACAGCCGCACGCGCCGCGGACATTCAGCGGGGACCCTGCAGCGCGTGCAGCTGACACCTGAGATACGTCACGAGAGTCGTTACCTGTTTGTTTTGGCTGTTACATCACCAAGGCCTGCCTGCGATGGTAGGCTAACGGGCTAGCTGTAAGCGCTAACAGGGCTCATGATGTGCTGCGGATAAACAGATTTTAGATtgagctaagctaacagctGTTTGACTGTGTGACCACTGTAATGTTAGCAGGCGTgtaaagacagacaggagagagacagacaggagacagacagacagacaggacagacagacaggagagagacagacagacacacacacacacacacacacacacagagagacacacacacacagagacacacacacacagagacacacacacacacagagacagacagacagacacacacacacacacacacacacacacacacacacacacagacagacacacacacacacagagacagacacacacacacacacacacacacagacagacacacacagacagacacacacacacacacacacacacacacacacagacagacacacacacacacacatacacacacagagacagacacacagacacacacacacatacacacacacacacacacacacacacacagacacagacacacagagacacacacacacagagacagtgggCTGTTCCATGGTTCTGTAGTTTGGTGGTTATAGACGGACTTTACGGTCTCAGAGGGTCTCTGCTGGGCTCTGTTGCGGGTCAAGGATGTGGCTCCGCCTCTTTTTCCTGCTGCTGTACTTCCTGCTGCTCTTCATGCTGGCGAGGATCTTCGAGGCTGTGGTCTGGTACGAGACCGGGATGATCTCCACCCAGCTGGTGGACCCGGTCTCTCTGAGCTACAAGAAGCTGAAGACCATCCTGGAGACTCGGGGACTCGGTTACTCGGGACTCGCCGAGAAGAGGGACGTGAGCGAGCTTGTGGAGAAGTCAGGTAGGAGGCTTTACCTTTTTGAAGAttgtttctgattggtcagaatcCATCAAGAAGAACATCATCAGGGTATCACCTGTTGTTGAAGCCCAGTGTTCATTAAtgttaaagtttatttatgtgaACTATATGATTTTTATGATCTGTGTATGATTGGTCATTGATGAAGACTCtctggccccgccccctcaggTGAGCTGACTCACGGCGAGCTGTACTCTGCCATGAAGAAGGAGACGGAGCAGATGGACGCTGGAGACTTGAGCAGCACAAACTTCAGTGGAGAGATGCACTTCTACGAGTTAGTGGAGGACACCAAAGACGGAATCTGGCTCgttcaggtaaaaacacacctgTTACAGGAAACAGTGAGGAGGACACACTCCCTTTTTCAACGTGTCAATGTTtattacaggtgtgtgtgcacagcAGGTGTGTACACAGGGTCCAGATTAAATCTTCGATGACCTACACTCTGCACTTTTAGAGCGGCAATAAAATTCTGAggatattttaaatattgtgaATTTCTATGTTTGATACTTGATCCACTTCATTAAAGAAGACGGTCGCAAACTAAAGGTCCATGAAGGAGCCACACCCAAGATTTTACCTGAAACACGGAGAGCCTCCTTTTAAAGCCAGTCAGAGGGTCAATCCAGACTCAGGATCCGGGTCTGGACCGGGTCTTGTGTCTGACCCGGacttgtgtctttgtgtcccTGCAGGTCATCGCTCAGGACCGGGACGCTCTGCTCAGTCCGTCCAACTGGGGGAAGATGGTGCAGAAAGtgtcccagtttgggatcagaACTGGAACCTTTAACTGCTCCAATGACTACAGGTGAGAAACCTGTCATCCTTTATACTGGTGTGACTGATACACCAGTATGAAATGCTGAGACATGCACCATAACCCACTTCAGGTGACCTGACGTACCTGAAAATCGGCCTCTATTAATTAATTGTTTATTGCATTGCTTTGGTTGCTTAAGCTTGCTGGCATCCAAAGCAACACGGACGAAGCTGGACGTGTATTTTCTGAAGTGAATTACCCTCATGGAGTTCTGGTTTGAAAAGACTCCTCAGTTACAGACAAATGACCAGCAGAGGTGTGCAAAGTATTATTCCCATGTTTAATATCCatctaaaaactcctcacagacgctaaaggtcacatattactcaccatgttcctctaactcggGTCCCtagtttgtctacaaaccccccaatgatgaaaagtccatcctctccgtcttctgcctgctccacttttcagaaaatgtgtcttcaaacaggccgtttggagattttcccttcatgacatcacaaagggcagtagcccctcccccctgtgggtgacactcccacagctaggtgtttgttctgccctctgagtctgccttctcaccgtaaacaataggacatggagcgagaaagcccgagtacacccaagcccttccagagaggtggcgtggtcaaacacagctcatttacatatttaaaggtacagacacagaaacagcctgttctgagcagggctgaaatggaggagtttatagacatgatcaaatacaggatcagagtggatttagaacttcacacacatgttttgaggagctctgagacttatttaaactggttgaagaggaggaggatatgtgacctttaaaccaaattatttaaacaaaacctGTTTATTTGCATACAGAGCAGGAAGTAGTGTCTGATCACTGGAAACTTATTTTAACCCATGCTTTACACAGAGCTGTGCACATGTTTGATCACAGCTTTTTAAAGTCAGGTGTGAAGAGAGTCAGAGAGGTCATTGGGTGAGGAGAAggtctgatgatgatgtcattagtTCAAATGTTGGCACAGTGGGACTGATAACGAGCAGTCTCATCTTTCTGTCGTTCTAATCATCTTTAAAGTGATTGGTGCTTCACTCGTGTTTGTGTGATCCTGATCTGGTTCACTTCCTCTTACTCCGCCCCTCAGGTCGTGTATCAGGCGGGGCTGGCAGCGCTCCACTCTCATCATGTCGGTCCCTCAGACGTCGTCATCCAAGGGAAAAGTAATGCTCAGAGAATACAACGGTCGGCGCATTGAGACGGAACACATCTTCCGCTGGATGACATCACATGTTTCTCAGCGGATCAAAACCCTGCGTCGGTCTGAGCAGTTGAAGGAGGAGTGGTGCTTTGACCCCGCCCACCCAGTGaagatgtttctgtttgcaCGTCTGGCGCAGCCGCCTGCCTTCTTCTCCTCGTTGTCCGTCAAGTTCACCGGCAGGATCGACTTCATCTTTGTGGACATCCGTCACTGGGACAACTACAGCAGCCTATCAGAAATCGGCGTGACACAGGGCCCCGCGTACATCCTCAAGATGCCTGAGGGCATTTATCGCTATGGCAACAGGTGATGATTGATCCTGGAAATTATAATCAATAACTTTTCCCATGAAAGAGTAGTTTTAACTCTCAATGTCCCTTTCtctctgaccacacacacacacacacacacacacacacacacacacacacacacacacacacacacacacacacacagtacagggGAGTTCCTCTCCCTGGTTGCCATGGATACGTTCCTGCGGTCTGTGCAGCCAGAAGTCAACGATCTGTTCGTTCTTAGTCTGGTTCTGATCAACCTGCTGGCCTGGATGGACCTCTTCATCACTCAGGTGACTTCCTAACCCTGAcccattttacatttctgtctgtgatgaggtttattgtttattgtttcgTTTTATTGATTACATCGTCTTACATTATCGTCAGGGAGCGACAGTGAAACGGTTTGTGGTTCTGATCCGGACTCTTGGAACATACAACTCCATCCTGCTGGTGTCCTGGCTTCCTGTTCTGGTATGAAATCATGTATTGTTTCTTTGATTTTGATCGATAAATGACATTTTACAAGATCAAAGTTATGGATTATATCTCTCTGTGTTACACAGTAAATGGAGCTGTTTCCTGTTTAGCAAACCTGGAATctaaacttgattttttttttaaacagaagcaGTTAACACCTGACAGGTTTAGGCGTGGTCGACTTAACTTTACAATAACTAACTGATTGTTGGGTTGAAAATGGATTATTAATCACTGAATGATCACCCTCTAGGCTCTCCTGCAGCTGCCCTACCTGGATGCTCTGTATGGCTACAGTCTGAAGCTGCTGCGGTACGCTGACACCACCTCCCTGGCCAGTCTGGTGAGAGCGGACTGGACCTTCTACTCGTCACACCCAGCTCTCTTCCTGTCCACATACCTGGTGCACGGCCTGCTGGTCGACTACTTTGAGAAAAAACGACGCTGTGCCGTCAGAAATCAGGAGGACAGCACCACCAACCTTGAGTGGCTGGCCAGTCTGTGGGACTGGTACACCTCCTACCTCCTCCACCCGATCGCCTCCCTCCAGCAGCTCCCGTCTGACCACTCCGACTGGGACGAGGATCCAAACTTCTTATTGGAGCGGCTGGCGTTCCCCGATCTCTGGCTCCGCCCGTTAGTAAACATGGACTACAGTAAAGCCCTGCCCACATGGAGGTTTAGAGCTCACTGCAGGGTGGAAGGGGCGGGGTCTGACGAAGAGATGGACAAAGAGACGGACAGTTCAAGGTCAGACTCGGAGAGCAGCGAGCAGACGGATGAATCACATGACAGAGGTCCACCCAGCGGCAGGGAGCCCCAGGGATCATCCTCAGCCCAGGACAGCAGAACACACACTGACCACGCAGCATCAAGctgtcgtcatggtaacagagaCTTAACATCGGCTGACAGGCTGCCGGAGCAtctgccctgtgattggtcgGTATGGCCGCGTGACGTGCTGCATTGCTCGGAGTGTGTGGTCTGTCTGGAGAACTTTATGAACGAGGAGTTACTGATGGGTCTGCCCTGTGGCCACGCCTTCCACCAGCAATGCATCATGGTCTGGTTAGCGTCGGGCCGACACTGCTGCCCCGTGTGTCGCTGGCCAAGCTACAAGAAGAGGCTGCAGAGGGCAGCACCGAGCAGCTCAGCTGAACACTCAGTGCAAGAGTGATACAACTCTCTTCTCCGTGCTTCTTCTCTCTATTCTAATGCTTAGTGACTCTGAGTCCGTTAGCAGCACAGCTAGCTTAGCACCGAGCAgctcagctgaaaaaaaaactgcaggacTGATAAAACTGAATCTTCTAtgcttttcctctcctctctgttatcTTTGTCTTATTAAGCTGTCTGGTGACAAACTGGTCTACAACAACAACCTACCCTAGCTAGCCTCAAAGCTAGCTCAGCACTTCTCTGTTATCTTTACAGCATGCATGGGGTGAAGTTatgacagggggggggggggggttgcagaaCATAGACTACAAAACGTGGacactcattggtttctgaatgtgtgttttaagCCCAACGATGGCGATACCCATGTTTGAGATGCTGTCTCtctctaactttcagtcagcctagTAACAGTGAAGCTGAGGCGAGCTCATTGCCTCCTGACAAATCGCTACAACACGTCCGCTTGCAATCAAATCAGTCACGCCTCTAATGTATAACTCTTATCCTTTGAAgaaactgaaaccagagagTTACTTAATCACCCCTCTTTGATGTGTTCTGATGAAGACAGAcactattcagaccaaaataaccaggctgttaacatgttgatttctgctgtcaaaatgggcatttCAGCGTGGGTGAGTACGAGACTTCAGGGGCTTTTTGCTGctggcctcaagtggacactcaaagaactgcagttttttgcacttaaaCATTGAGGGATTCAATTTTGATTGGTGAAGACAGGACTGGGGAGGGGTGAAGACTGGACTGGGGAGGGGTGAAGACTGTGCTGAGGAGGGGTGTAGACAGGACTGGGGATGGGTGAAGTCGGGTGATATTCTGTTGATATCAGGTCTGATGTTGTGTCACCTCATGTTAACAGCAGTGTACTTTCATGACAGAAAgttaaaatgatcaaaactctgtcagcgttgtttaaagaggaaacagtcagaGGAGACGTCACAGTAAACTTCTTCGTGcaataaaacatgtctgtaatgtgttttttgttttgtttttccgaCCAGTgagagaaaagtctgtgtgaCTTCAGTCTCTGTGATGACATGAAGGACAACAAAGCTACCTGCATTACACTAACCGCAAAACTTAAATCGATTTAACGACATCGAGCTGAAGTTATTCAGTTAGTTGAGTTACCTGAGCTGCTGTCCCACCTCTATTAAAGATCAAACGTTTCAATTTGACTTCTAAATGTTATTCTGACACCTCCCACTTTTCAAACTATCACTGCTCTTTAgaccttttaaaaaagtcaTTCAATTAGCATAAACTTTTTACAAAACCTTTAAAGATTAACATCACCATAATGACCCTGAGCTCCAACATCTTTCATAAATGATTAATATTAGTCAGGTTCATCAGTTCAGCTGTGTCATGATTTCAGCACATTTTAAATTGGAGGTGATTATATTCTGACTACATCGCCCgagttttacttttattttgaaagagtcTACAGGAAGCCCTCCTACGCTGTAATATCTTTACATCTGCTAATCATGGTGTTTAATGCCCTCTGGTGGTGTCAGTATGTAACTACAACGTTCATATTTGAAAttaattttcattcatttattaaatgaataaaaattaaacatctgaataactttaattttgtcaaataagaaacaGATTGAATAAGAACACCAACTTCTTTTCAGATAACTTAAATTAAGACTTATTTAGATTCAAACATCTAAAGCAAGCACatgaaaataattgtattttaaatgtaaacgcACGTATGGATGTAAAACTCGGTCAGATAagaatattatatataataagaATTTCTCTCCGGTCATTTCAgctttgtttaaagaaaacaaaaaaaacccagaacatTTTAAGGGAGATTAAAAGCTATCACTATTTAGATACTGTTAGTCTGTTCAGTAGGTGCGCACAGTagacagatatttgttcctactttgtctgattcattcagtaaggtaGTGAAGTCATTTACGTCACCCAAACCGACCGCATCCATCCtcgtttgtttttattgtttattcaagaagagtaatgcacacaacaaacaatatcacaatgtagatcaagtaaaaaacagattaaataataaaacatcatacagtacataaaggaaagtacaaatgaaagacagtaatataaagtcaaataaaccaataaagacacatacataaataatgaattcattatttaaatagagggggaaaggttttataataattcagacatttgttacattttttattgttaattaaaaggAGTGATTTCAGtagggactttaactctagattaaaaatttatCCAATTAATCCAttctcgtttgttttgatttggaggcgcaggTGAAGTAATGTTTTACGTTTAacttcgcacagcattgtgggtgttaaataacaattcatttcctgaaaggatgcagccatactgcataaaactctgaagttagtatccatgctgaaatgttcagtctactgaggtggacccaaaaaatgaccactgaatgaccacgagggtccggtctactgaaactccctactgaaaagtacacactgcatactgaactgtggttATTCAGAAAGGGCCAAGGACAAGATCTGGAGGGACCAGAACATCAACCTGGCTTACTGAAAGGAGGATAAAGATCTTTAATGAACTGATGCAAGGAACCAAGGACGCCAGGAACAAACTGTGGCCGTTGGTTGAGCAGGCGAGGAAGGAGGTGACGAAAGCCGGCTATAGAGGGCCGTTTGTGCATATTGATGGACCCCATCTCCTCCAGTCTTGTCAAGTCCTGCCTTCCCACCCTATCCCCACTCATTACCTCAACAGTTAACTCCTCCCTTTCCTCTTCCACTATCCCTCAAACTCGATGCTGTCACCCCCATTTTGAAAACCTCAACATCCTCATCCTACTGGACCTAAGCGCAGCATTTGTCACCATCAACACTGCTCTCTCCTGGCTCAAATCATACCTCTCTGACAGATACCAGTTCATCAGCATTAACCACTGCAAATCCCCAGCTACTCCTCTCTCCCAaggtgttccccaaggttcagtACTAggtcccctcctcttcatcatgtacaTGCTCCCCCTTGGTCACATCATCCGCCGCCATGGACTCCAGTTTCACTGCTTTGCCGACGACATCCAGCTCCACATCGCCACCAAAGCCATCACTCCTGCCACTCACTCAATCCTCACTGACGGCAtcactgaaataaaatcctggctCCAAACCAACTTTCTTAAGCTCAACTGCGACAAATCAGAAGTCATTATCATCGGCCCCAAATCCACCAACAACTTCTCCCTCTCCATCGATGGCTCTACAGtgctcccttccccccacatccgtaaccttggtgtcatcttcaaccaaaccctctcctacgacaaacacatctaaaataaatcaccaaaacagcctttttccatctctgtaACATCGCCCGCCTCCGCTcataaccctaacccaagaccctcacccacgctttcatcacctccagattagactactgcaacagtctcctctacgGTTCACCATCCAAAGCACTCaagaaacttcaatacattcaaaactccgctgctcgtctcctcacacactcccgcaccagagaccacatcacccccgtccttcatgacctccactggctccccatcccccagcgtatcaacttcaaactcctcatcctcacctacaaagcccttcacaacctggctcccccctacctgtctgagctcctccaccagcacactaatttattattattattaagagaGTCATGATAACAGACATGTAAGCAGTTCCAAAAACAACGAACGAGGAGCACTCTCGACAGTTAAACAGTAAAAGCTGCACGACCACAACAAGACTAGAAAGAGACAGACGACTGGTGCAGTTCGGCTAACGGCCTGCGGtgtcgctacaaacgcagtattttagaaagttacatatagctcctttaataaattgtttactaacctaatatttgccttaacctaaagattaaacctacaggagacatctcagactagtgagagagttcccgccctctgtgtccggcgtgatgacgtttaatgtccccgacaaccactgtagtcacatttagccacttgttagcaatcgcctttttaaagacgtgtaa encodes:
- the rnf103 gene encoding E3 ubiquitin-protein ligase RNF103 — protein: MWLRLFFLLLYFLLLFMLARIFEAVVWYETGMISTQLVDPVSLSYKKLKTILETRGLGYSGLAEKRDVSELVEKSGELTHGELYSAMKKETEQMDAGDLSSTNFSGEMHFYELVEDTKDGIWLVQVIAQDRDALLSPSNWGKMVQKVSQFGIRTGTFNCSNDYRSCIRRGWQRSTLIMSVPQTSSSKGKVMLREYNGRRIETEHIFRWMTSHVSQRIKTLRRSEQLKEEWCFDPAHPVKMFLFARLAQPPAFFSSLSVKFTGRIDFIFVDIRHWDNYSSLSEIGVTQGPAYILKMPEGIYRYGNSTGEFLSLVAMDTFLRSVQPEVNDLFVLSLVLINLLAWMDLFITQGATVKRFVVLIRTLGTYNSILLVSWLPVLALLQLPYLDALYGYSLKLLRYADTTSLASLVRADWTFYSSHPALFLSTYLVHGLLVDYFEKKRRCAVRNQEDSTTNLEWLASLWDWYTSYLLHPIASLQQLPSDHSDWDEDPNFLLERLAFPDLWLRPLVNMDYSKALPTWRFRAHCRVEGAGSDEEMDKETDSSRSDSESSEQTDESHDRGPPSGREPQGSSSAQDSRTHTDHAASSCRHGNRDLTSADRLPEHLPCDWSVWPRDVLHCSECVVCLENFMNEELLMGLPCGHAFHQQCIMVWLASGRHCCPVCRWPSYKKRLQRAAPSSSAEHSVQE